From the Lepisosteus oculatus isolate fLepOcu1 chromosome 1, fLepOcu1.hap2, whole genome shotgun sequence genome, one window contains:
- the LOC107077068 gene encoding C-C motif chemokine 19-like codes for MATLRAALLAGLLLGCARGNDMGSLDCCLSTSSIPIPLSILKDYQVQNPDQGCRIPAVVFITKRDKKLCAPQDLPWVKNIKKWLNHQGKKKSPHWGHH; via the exons ATGGCAACACTGCGGGCCGCTCTGCTGGCGGGACTGCTGCTGGGCTGTGCACGAG gtAACGACATGGGCTCGCTGGACTGCTGCCTCAGCACCAGCAGCATTCCCATCCCCCTCTCCATCTTGAAAGACTATCAGGTGCAGAACCCAGACCAGGGCTGCCGGATCCCCGCCGTGGT GTTTATCACCAAGCGTGACAAGAAGCTGTGCGCCCCTCAGGACCTGCCTTGGGTGAAGAATATAAAGAAATGGCTTAACCATCAGGGCAagaagaagagcccacactg GGGGCACCATTGA